One genomic region from Equus caballus isolate H_3958 breed thoroughbred chromosome 4, TB-T2T, whole genome shotgun sequence encodes:
- the NPVF gene encoding pro-FMRFamide-related neuropeptide VF, with translation MDFISAKRLILLTLATSSLLTSNIFCGDELMMSNLYSKDNYDKYSKPRGDPKGEKERSLNFEEWKDWGPKNVTKITPAVNKMPHSAANLPLRFGRTMEEERGPGAMANLPLRFGRNTEESISRRIPNLPQRFGRTTAKSVAKTLSDLLQQSMHSPPANELLYSMTCQPQEIQNSHQKHPRRLGFQKRDDTELKQEK, from the exons ATGGATTTTATTTCAGCAAAACGACTCATTTTATTGACTTTAGCCACTTCAAGCTTGTTAACATCAAACATCTTTTGTGGAGACGAATTGATGATGTCCAATCTTTACAGCAAAGACAATTATGACAAGTATTCTAAG CCTAGAGGGGACCctaaaggagaaaaggaaagaagtctCAATTTTGAAGAATGGAAAGATTGGGGTCCAAAAAACGTCACTAAGATTACACCTGCAGTCAACAAAATGCCACACTCGGCAGCCAACTTGCCATTGAGATTTGGGAGGAccatggaagaagaaagaggcCCTGGGGCAATGGCCAACCTGCCTCTGAGATTTGGAAGAAACACAGAGGAAAGCATCTCGAGACGCATTCCTAACCTGCCCCAAAGGTTCGGGAGAACAACAGCCAAAAGTGTCGCCAAGACACTGAGTGATTTGCTCCAACAATCCATGCATTCACCACCTGCCAATGAGTTACTTTACTCCATGACCTGCCAGCCCCAAGAAATCCAGAATTCCCATCAAAAACACCCAAG GAGACTGGGATTCCAGAAAAGAGATGATACAGaattgaaacaagaaaaataa